A stretch of the Microtus ochrogaster isolate Prairie Vole_2 unplaced genomic scaffold, MicOch1.0 UNK138, whole genome shotgun sequence genome encodes the following:
- the LOC101992757 gene encoding vomeronasal type-1 receptor 2-like, translated as MDYGSLGIGIILLIENTIGILGNASLLSYYLVIFYKKHKIKPLNLILMHLIMVNFLIILSKGLSITMTTFGLKLFFNDWSYQLFLYALKVFRSMSIATICLLSVFQAIIISPRHSCWSNLRVKSPKDIGLYISLCWILYIMVNVLFPLYMSIKLRRKNITKGTDFEPYTVAGHDKVTVSLYIAFFVFPELLLSVLITWSSSSMVILLYRHRQRVQHIRSTYAFQSSSPESRATQNILALAFTFVALYTLSTITHGCSAILSGQNWWLMRITNIITLFFPTLSPFILMSQSSPLSGLFFLWIKDKESSNVILTI; from the coding sequence ATGGATTATGGGAGTTTGGGAATAGGAATAATATTATTGATAGAGAATACAATTGGAATACTGGGAAatgcctctcttctttcttactACCTAGTTATTTTTtacaagaaacacaaaataaagcccTTGAATTTAATTCTCATGCATCTAATAATGGTTAATTTCTTGATCATTCTCTCTAAAGGACTGAGCATCACAATGACAACTTTTGGGTTAAAACTTTTCTTCAATGACTGGAGCTATCAACTTTTTTTGTATGCACTAAAAGTTTTCAGAAGCATGTCTATTGCCACCATCTGTCTCTTGAGTGTCTTCCAGGCCATCATTATCAGCCCTAGACACTCCTGCTGGAGCAATCTTAGAGTCAAATCTCCCAAGGACATTGgtctctacatttctctctgctggaTCTTGTACATCATGGTAAATGTTCTTTTCCCTTTGTACATGTCCATAAAATTGAGAaggaaaaacataacaaaagggACAGATTTTGAACCCTATACTGTTGCAGGTCATGACAAAGTCACAGTCTCTTTATATATagctttctttgtgtttcctgaACTTCTACTTTCTGTCCTCATCACCTGGTCCAGTAGCTCAATGGTTATCCTTTTGTACAGGCATAGGCAGCGAGTTCAACACATCCGCAGCACTTATGCTTTCCAAAGTAGCTCTCCTGAGTCCAGAGCCACCCAGAACATCCTTGCCCTAGCATTCACCTTTGTGGCTCTTTATACCCTCTCTACCATCACACATGGTTGCAGTGCTATATTGTCTGGTCAAAATTGGTGGCTAATGAGGATCACAAACATTATAACTTTGTTTTTTCCTACTTTGAGCCCCTTTATACTTATGAGTCAATCTTCCCCTCTCTCAGGACTCTTCTTTCTTTGGATAAAGGATAAAGAATCTTCTAATgttattttaactatttaa